The sequence GGCTCCCATTACTTCTCAGCGTCCATCTTGGCCCGAACGGCTGGCGGCAAGAATGTACGCAGCTTCTGTTCGATCACACGGGGGTTTTCCCCAGATTGAATCGCCATGATCCCGCGAATGATAATCTCCATCCCCAGGAGTTCTTGCTTGTTCAAAAAGCCTAGCTTTTCGGAAAAGGGGAGAAAAAGAACATTCGAGACAATTGCACCGTACAAGGTCGTAAGCAGGGCCACCGCCATCCCAGAGCCAATCGAGCTTGGATCGCTCATGTTCCCCAGCATGATAATCAGCCCCAGCAGCGTCCCGATCATTCCATAGGCCGGTGCAAAGCGTCCCATTTGGTCGGAAACGGCTTTAGCGTCGCGATGACGCGTGGCCACGGCATCCATTTCGGTACGCATGATGTCCTCAATCGCATCTGGACGCGTACCATCCACGGCCATTTGCAGGCCGGTGATAATGAAGGAATTGTCTATTTCGCCAATACGGTTTTCTAAAGCCAGCAGACCGTCGCGGCGTGCGGTTTCGGCCAAGCTGACAATCTGTTTGATCAATGCGGCGTAGTCGGTTGCTTTGTTAAGAAAAACAACCTTAATCGTCATTGGCATCCCCAGCATGGACTTTAAGGGGAATGCGATCAAGCAAGCAGCCAAAGCCCCACCACACACAACCAGAATAGACGGCACGTCAATAAACGCGGTCAACGAGGAGCCCGGCGCGATCAGAATGGCTACGAGGATCAGGCCGAACGCAGCCAAAATTCCAACGACGGATGCGATATCCATGGCGTATTGGTCTTACTCTGCCCCTTCGGTAGGGCGGGAAAATCCTGGTGGTAACAAATTTTTGCGCTGGTGGTACTCGATTACGCGGTCTACGACAACGTCAGTTGCTTCACGAACCACAATACGATCACCATTGGTCAAGGTGATAAACGTATCGGGACTCGCCTCGAGGTACCGAATCATCTCTGCATTGAGTACAAACGGTTCACCACCCAGGTGGGTCAACTTGATCATTGAAACCACTCCACTTCGAAGCAGGAAAGGCCTGGTAGCCTTTTTCAAGGCATACCAGGCGATTAATCCTAGGTCATATCTAATTGCGCGAGGCCGACTTTATCGTCGCAGATTCAAAAGTTCGTCGAACAATTGCTGAGCGGTGGTGATAACTCGCGAACTACCACGGTATTGCGTCGACGCGAGAATCAAATCGATCAGGTTTCCACCCACATCGGTATTACTCAATTCCACCGCACCTGCGATCACATCTCCTAGCCCGTCGGCCCCTGGGTCGCCGGTAACCGGCAAGCCAGAATTCACGCCGGTGGCAAATAAGTTCTCACCACGTTGCTCTAAACCGGTTGGGTTACCGAAACGTGCCAACTGCAGCATACCCAAGTCACGATCGACACCATTCGAGAACACACCGCGAATCACACCATCTTCACCGATGATG comes from Bremerella cremea and encodes:
- a CDS encoding flagellar FlbD family protein, whose protein sequence is MIKLTHLGGEPFVLNAEMIRYLEASPDTFITLTNGDRIVVREATDVVVDRVIEYHQRKNLLPPGFSRPTEGAE
- a CDS encoding motility protein A, encoding MDIASVVGILAAFGLILVAILIAPGSSLTAFIDVPSILVVCGGALAACLIAFPLKSMLGMPMTIKVVFLNKATDYAALIKQIVSLAETARRDGLLALENRIGEIDNSFIITGLQMAVDGTRPDAIEDIMRTEMDAVATRHRDAKAVSDQMGRFAPAYGMIGTLLGLIIMLGNMSDPSSIGSGMAVALLTTLYGAIVSNVLFLPFSEKLGFLNKQELLGMEIIIRGIMAIQSGENPRVIEQKLRTFLPPAVRAKMDAEK